The following proteins come from a genomic window of Acidobacteriaceae bacterium:
- a CDS encoding GTP-binding protein, with translation MAKEKFDRSKPHVNVGTIGHIDHGKTTLTAAITKVLSKHNPK, from the coding sequence ATGGCGAAGGAAAAATTTGATCGCAGCAAGCCGCATGTGAACGTTGGGACGATTGGTCATATTGATCACGGCAAGACGACGTTGACGGCGGCGATCACGAAGGTGCTGTCGAAGCACAACCCGAAGAA